In Actinomyces weissii, a genomic segment contains:
- a CDS encoding AMP-dependent synthetase/ligase gives MSSSPAQPDAAQASSPSLPGRDAAAGLPPVGGRASRELHADLAVPLHAGMTGPWALAQRAQRNPTGALISRKSSLGRSWREMSAAAFRDRVREAAAGLVAKGLEPGDCIAIMSHTCYEWTLLDFAAWEAGLVVVPVYETSSAEQAEWILSDAAVRLVVVEDESMELMVLALKAQNPALAGLEVLCLAREAVTELVLAGKQVPVAELDRRTAALTRDSLATIVYTSGTTGRPKGAELSHGNLFGLAFNACVHVPEVLEAQTVRALLFLPLAHVLGRFVELAVVCSSGGVLGHAPDVKNLVTDLATFRPTFVPAVPRVFEKIYNAADARNQGARQKVFRLAAKTAIAYSRALDSPQGPSRGLRAQHAAFDRLVYRTLRNILGGQVTHVISGGGPLGERLGHFFRGAGVTVLEGYGLTETSAPCTVNLPTATEIGSVGLPIPGTSIRVEEDGEILVKGIGVFQGYHGSPEATAEVLSEDGWLRTGDIGSFNDRGFLRITGRKKELIVTAGGKNVAPAALEDRLRGHPLVSQVLVVGDNRPCIGALVTLDAEMLPLWLSSHGLEQMDVVDAASDRRVRAALEQAVARANEAVSRAESIRTFKVLPTDFTVANGLLTPSMKVRRAQAAERFATEIDSLYERL, from the coding sequence ATGAGCAGCTCTCCCGCCCAGCCCGACGCCGCCCAGGCATCCAGTCCCAGCCTGCCTGGGCGGGACGCCGCAGCCGGGCTGCCACCCGTCGGCGGGAGGGCCTCCCGGGAGCTGCACGCCGACCTGGCAGTGCCGCTGCACGCGGGCATGACCGGCCCCTGGGCCCTGGCCCAGCGTGCCCAGCGCAACCCCACCGGGGCGCTGATCTCCCGCAAGTCCTCCCTGGGCCGGTCCTGGCGGGAGATGAGCGCCGCGGCCTTCCGGGACCGGGTGCGGGAGGCGGCCGCGGGCCTGGTGGCCAAGGGTCTGGAGCCGGGGGACTGCATCGCGATCATGTCCCACACCTGCTACGAGTGGACCCTGCTGGACTTCGCGGCCTGGGAGGCTGGCCTGGTGGTGGTGCCGGTGTACGAGACCTCCTCCGCCGAGCAGGCCGAGTGGATCCTGAGCGACGCCGCCGTCCGGCTGGTGGTGGTCGAGGACGAGTCCATGGAGCTGATGGTGCTCGCGCTCAAGGCGCAGAATCCGGCGCTGGCGGGGCTGGAGGTGCTGTGCCTGGCCCGGGAGGCGGTCACCGAGCTGGTCCTGGCGGGCAAGCAGGTGCCTGTGGCCGAGCTGGACCGGCGTACCGCCGCCCTGACCAGGGACAGCCTGGCGACCATCGTCTACACCTCTGGTACCACGGGGCGTCCCAAGGGTGCGGAGCTCAGCCACGGGAACCTGTTCGGGCTGGCCTTCAACGCCTGCGTGCACGTGCCTGAGGTCCTGGAGGCCCAGACTGTGCGGGCCCTGCTGTTCCTACCTCTGGCGCACGTGCTGGGGCGTTTCGTGGAGCTGGCGGTGGTCTGCTCCTCCGGCGGCGTCCTGGGGCACGCCCCGGACGTGAAGAACCTGGTCACGGACCTGGCGACCTTCCGCCCCACCTTCGTGCCAGCGGTCCCCAGGGTCTTTGAGAAGATCTACAACGCGGCGGACGCCCGTAACCAGGGGGCCAGGCAGAAGGTGTTCCGTCTGGCGGCCAAGACCGCTATCGCCTACTCCCGCGCCCTGGACTCCCCTCAGGGGCCCTCCCGGGGGCTGCGTGCCCAGCACGCGGCCTTTGACCGCCTGGTGTACCGGACCTTACGCAACATCTTGGGCGGGCAGGTCACCCACGTGATCTCCGGCGGCGGCCCGCTGGGTGAGCGCCTGGGACACTTCTTCCGGGGCGCGGGCGTGACGGTCCTGGAGGGCTACGGGCTGACGGAGACTTCCGCCCCCTGCACCGTGAACCTGCCCACGGCCACGGAGATCGGCTCTGTGGGCCTGCCGATCCCTGGCACCAGCATCCGGGTGGAGGAGGACGGTGAGATCCTGGTCAAGGGTATCGGGGTCTTCCAGGGCTACCACGGCAGCCCGGAGGCGACGGCGGAGGTGCTGTCGGAGGACGGCTGGCTGCGCACCGGGGACATCGGCTCCTTCAACGACCGGGGCTTCCTGCGGATCACGGGGCGCAAGAAGGAGCTGATCGTGACGGCGGGGGGCAAGAACGTGGCCCCGGCGGCACTGGAGGACCGGCTGCGCGGGCACCCGCTGGTATCCCAGGTGCTGGTGGTGGGCGACAACCGCCCTTGCATCGGGGCACTGGTGACCCTGGACGCGGAGATGCTGCCCCTGTGGCTGTCCAGCCACGGCCTGGAGCAGATGGACGTGGTGGACGCCGCTAGCGACCGACGGGTGCGTGCAGCCCTGGAGCAGGCGGTGGCGCGCGCCAACGAGGCGGTGTCGCGGGCGGAGTCGATCCGCACCTTTAAGGTGCTGCCCACGGACTTCACGGTGGCGAACGGCCTGCTGACGCCGTCCATGAAGGTGCGCCGGGCCCAGGCCGCGGAGCGCTTCGCCACGGAGATCGACTCCCTCTACGAGCGCCTGTGA
- a CDS encoding chorismate mutase, translating to MSPAGKRAAHAGSERVERDVPGVPAELAHYRATIDNLDAALVHLLAERFRCTQQVGLLKARLDLPPADPAREERQVARLRALAEDSGLDPVFAEKFFTFIVSEVIRHHVAIREEHGETEPDQPR from the coding sequence ATGAGCCCTGCCGGGAAGCGGGCGGCGCACGCAGGCAGCGAGCGGGTGGAGCGGGACGTGCCCGGCGTCCCCGCAGAGCTAGCCCACTACCGGGCCACTATCGACAATCTCGACGCCGCCCTGGTGCACCTGCTCGCGGAGCGCTTCCGCTGCACCCAGCAGGTGGGGCTGCTCAAGGCCCGCCTGGACCTGCCCCCGGCCGACCCGGCCCGGGAGGAGCGTCAGGTTGCCCGGCTGCGGGCCCTGGCAGAGGACTCCGGCCTGGACCCGGTGTTCGCGGAGAAGTTCTTCACCTTCATCGTCTCTGAGGTGATCCGCCACCACGTGGCTATCCGTGAGGAGCACGGGGAGACGGAGCCGGACCAGCCCCGCTGA
- the clpX gene encoding ATP-dependent Clp protease ATP-binding subunit ClpX: MARNAESVDLLKCSFCGKSQKQVKKLIAGPGVYICDECIELCNEIVEEEGAEGNAGVPLELPKPQEIFDFLNQYVIGQEAAKRAMSVAVYNHYKRVQVRERSVAEGEDLELGKSNILLLGPTGTGKTHLARTLAKLLDVPFAIVDATALTEAGYVGEDVENILLKLIQAADGDIKRAEKGIIYIDEIDKIGRKAENPSITRDVSGEGVQQALLKIIEGTTASVPPGGGRKHPHQEFLEIDTTNILFIAAGAFAGIEEIVRQRERKEAGTQLVGFGATLAKDSAKDVFSSPVRPEDLHKFGLIPEFIGRLPVIATVQDLGMPELVRVMTEPKNALVAQYEYLFSLDGVELVFTPEAVRGIAELALARKTGARGLTSIVEEVLGTAMFEVPSRPEVGRVVVDAEAVAGKRAPRYETTAGAPAARPGRSRTA, encoded by the coding sequence GTGGCACGTAACGCCGAGAGCGTGGACCTGCTCAAGTGCTCTTTCTGCGGAAAGAGCCAGAAACAGGTGAAGAAGCTCATCGCAGGCCCGGGCGTCTACATCTGTGACGAGTGCATCGAGCTGTGCAACGAGATCGTCGAGGAGGAGGGCGCCGAGGGCAACGCCGGCGTGCCCCTGGAGCTGCCCAAGCCCCAGGAGATCTTCGACTTCCTCAACCAGTACGTGATCGGCCAGGAGGCCGCCAAGCGCGCCATGAGCGTGGCCGTCTACAACCACTACAAGCGCGTGCAGGTGCGTGAGCGCTCCGTGGCGGAGGGAGAGGACCTGGAGCTCGGCAAGTCCAACATCCTGCTGCTGGGTCCCACCGGCACCGGCAAGACCCACCTGGCCCGCACCCTGGCCAAGCTCCTGGACGTGCCCTTCGCCATCGTGGACGCCACCGCCCTGACCGAGGCCGGGTACGTGGGCGAGGACGTGGAGAACATCCTGCTCAAGCTCATCCAGGCCGCCGACGGGGACATCAAGCGGGCCGAGAAGGGCATCATCTACATCGATGAGATCGACAAGATCGGCCGCAAGGCGGAGAACCCCTCCATAACCCGGGACGTCTCCGGCGAGGGCGTGCAGCAGGCCCTGCTCAAGATCATTGAGGGCACCACCGCCTCCGTGCCCCCGGGGGGCGGGCGCAAGCACCCCCACCAGGAGTTCCTGGAGATCGACACCACCAACATCCTGTTCATCGCCGCCGGGGCCTTCGCGGGGATCGAGGAGATCGTCCGCCAGCGGGAGCGCAAGGAGGCGGGCACGCAGCTGGTGGGCTTCGGGGCCACCCTGGCCAAGGACAGCGCCAAGGACGTGTTCTCCTCGCCGGTGCGCCCGGAGGACCTGCACAAGTTCGGGCTGATCCCCGAGTTCATCGGCCGCCTGCCGGTGATCGCCACCGTGCAGGACCTGGGGATGCCCGAGCTGGTGCGCGTCATGACCGAGCCCAAGAACGCACTGGTGGCCCAGTACGAGTACCTGTTCAGCCTGGACGGCGTGGAGCTGGTCTTCACCCCGGAGGCGGTGCGTGGGATCGCCGAGCTGGCCCTGGCGCGCAAGACGGGGGCCCGGGGCCTGACCTCGATCGTGGAGGAGGTGCTAGGCACCGCCATGTTCGAGGTGCCCTCCCGCCCGGAGGTGGGGCGCGTGGTCGTTGACGCCGAGGCCGTGGCAGGAAAGCGGGCGCCACGCTACGAGACCACCGCGGGTGCCCCGGCGGCCAGGCCCGGGCGGAGCCGCACCGCATGA
- a CDS encoding ATP-dependent Clp protease proteolytic subunit, translated as MTSSRPYFDAVARQVAAAGVDPAALPAARYVMPQFEERTAYGFKRQDAYSKLFEDRIVFMGVQVDDTSADDVMAQLLVLESQDPDGLITMYINSPGGSFTALTAIYDTMQYIKPQIQTVCLGQAASAAAVILAAGSPGRRLALPNARVLIHQPAMEGVQGQASDIEIVANEIDRMRGWLEQTLASHTGQDLAKVHQDLERDKILTAEGAKEYGIVDQVLASRKAPASPHSA; from the coding sequence ATGACCAGCTCCCGCCCCTACTTCGACGCCGTCGCCCGCCAGGTCGCTGCCGCAGGCGTGGACCCTGCCGCCCTGCCCGCGGCCCGGTACGTCATGCCCCAGTTCGAGGAGCGCACCGCCTACGGCTTCAAGCGTCAGGACGCCTACTCCAAGCTCTTTGAGGACCGGATCGTCTTCATGGGCGTGCAGGTGGACGACACCAGCGCCGACGACGTCATGGCCCAGCTGCTGGTCCTGGAGTCCCAGGACCCGGACGGCCTGATCACCATGTACATCAACAGCCCCGGCGGCTCCTTCACTGCCCTGACCGCGATCTACGACACGATGCAGTACATCAAGCCGCAGATCCAGACCGTCTGCCTGGGGCAGGCAGCCTCCGCGGCGGCCGTGATCCTGGCGGCGGGCTCCCCGGGCCGCCGTCTGGCCCTGCCCAACGCCCGGGTGCTGATCCACCAGCCCGCCATGGAGGGCGTGCAGGGGCAGGCCTCCGACATCGAGATCGTGGCCAACGAGATCGACCGGATGCGTGGCTGGCTGGAGCAGACCCTGGCCTCCCACACCGGGCAGGACCTGGCCAAGGTCCACCAGGACCTGGAGCGCGACAAGATCCTGACCGCCGAGGGCGCCAAGGAGTACGGGATCGTGGACCAGGTGCTCGCCTCCCGCAAGGCCCCGGCCTCCCCGCACTCCGCCTGA
- a CDS encoding ATP-dependent Clp protease proteolytic subunit, translating to MSELTARTTPVAETPAAGLGLTDSIYNRLLKERIIWLGSEVRDDNANAICAQMLLLAAEDPERDIYLYINSPGGSVTAGMAIYDTMEYVQPDVVTVATGMAASMGQFLLSAGAKGKRYITPHARVLMHQPSGGAGGSATDIRINADLIIKMKQELAEITAEKTGHTVEEIIRDSDRDHWFSAPEALEYGFVDHIVSSAREIQQNGEN from the coding sequence GTGAGCGAGCTGACTGCGCGGACCACGCCCGTGGCCGAGACCCCCGCTGCCGGCCTGGGTTTGACCGACTCCATTTACAACCGCCTTCTCAAGGAGCGGATCATCTGGCTCGGCTCCGAGGTGCGTGACGACAACGCCAACGCTATCTGCGCCCAGATGCTCCTGCTCGCCGCGGAGGACCCTGAGCGGGACATCTACCTGTACATCAACAGCCCCGGTGGCTCCGTGACCGCAGGCATGGCCATCTACGACACCATGGAGTACGTGCAGCCCGACGTCGTCACCGTGGCCACCGGCATGGCTGCCTCCATGGGGCAGTTCCTCCTGAGTGCCGGAGCCAAGGGCAAGCGCTACATCACCCCCCACGCACGCGTGCTCATGCACCAGCCCTCCGGCGGTGCAGGCGGTTCCGCCACCGACATCCGTATCAACGCCGACCTAATCATCAAGATGAAGCAGGAGCTCGCGGAGATCACCGCGGAGAAGACCGGCCACACCGTGGAGGAGATCATCCGCGACTCAGACCGTGACCACTGGTTCAGCGCGCCCGAGGCCCTGGAGTACGGCTTCGTGGACCACATCGTTTCCTCCGCCCGTGAGATCCAGCAGAACGGAGAGAACTGA
- the tig gene encoding trigger factor, whose product MKSTVENLDPTRIKLTVEVPYEELKPSLDAAYKEIGSQIQVPGFRRGKVPARVVDQRVGRGTVIQEAINHKMPDLYRQAMMESGRVPMLQPEIEVTELPAVTGPNGGQLGFTVEVVVRPQVELPALDGVELEVDAVEVTDEDLDTELDNLRARFGSLKAVSRKAKTGDFVTIDLKAVIDGEEVDSVSGISYEIGKGNMLKGLDTALRGLKTDESATFTTTLAGGEHAGEEAEVTVTTTAVKERELPEADDDFAQMASEFDTIEELREDLRKQVTERKTGEQAVAARDALLERIRAEVDCQVPEAAVDHEVKQHLAAEGKADDEEHAKEIREEVATNLRDQVILDVLAESMEVGVGQEELIEFLIQTAQQYGMEPGQFMQGAQKAGQIPAFVSEIARNKSLAMALRHVTVKDSKGETVDLTEFIGSDEADAAALVSQVEKVAAPVSSASSASSASTPSAPSAK is encoded by the coding sequence GTGAAGAGCACTGTCGAGAACCTTGACCCCACGCGCATCAAGCTGACCGTCGAGGTCCCTTACGAGGAGCTCAAGCCCAGCCTCGACGCCGCCTACAAGGAGATCGGCTCCCAGATCCAGGTCCCTGGCTTCCGGCGCGGCAAGGTGCCCGCCCGCGTCGTCGACCAGCGTGTGGGCCGCGGCACCGTCATCCAGGAGGCCATCAACCACAAGATGCCTGACCTCTACCGTCAGGCCATGATGGAGTCCGGCCGCGTCCCCATGCTCCAGCCGGAGATCGAGGTCACCGAGCTGCCCGCAGTCACCGGCCCCAACGGTGGCCAGCTGGGCTTCACCGTGGAGGTCGTCGTGCGCCCGCAGGTCGAGCTGCCTGCCCTCGACGGCGTGGAGCTGGAGGTTGACGCCGTGGAGGTCACCGACGAGGACCTGGACACCGAGCTGGACAACCTGCGCGCCCGCTTCGGCTCCCTCAAGGCCGTCAGCCGCAAGGCCAAGACCGGTGACTTCGTGACCATCGACCTCAAGGCCGTCATCGACGGCGAGGAGGTGGACTCCGTCTCCGGCATCTCCTACGAGATCGGCAAGGGCAACATGCTCAAGGGCCTGGACACCGCCCTGCGCGGCCTCAAGACCGACGAGTCCGCCACCTTCACCACCACCCTGGCCGGTGGCGAGCACGCCGGTGAGGAGGCGGAGGTCACCGTCACCACCACCGCGGTCAAGGAGCGCGAGCTGCCCGAGGCCGACGACGACTTCGCCCAGATGGCCTCCGAGTTCGACACCATCGAGGAGCTGCGCGAGGACCTGAGGAAGCAGGTCACCGAGCGCAAGACCGGTGAGCAGGCTGTCGCGGCCCGTGACGCCCTCCTGGAGAGGATCCGCGCTGAGGTGGACTGCCAGGTCCCGGAGGCCGCCGTAGACCACGAGGTCAAGCAGCACCTCGCCGCCGAGGGCAAGGCCGACGACGAGGAGCACGCCAAGGAGATCCGGGAGGAGGTCGCCACCAACCTGCGCGACCAGGTCATCCTCGACGTCCTGGCCGAGTCCATGGAGGTCGGCGTGGGCCAGGAGGAGCTGATCGAGTTCCTGATCCAGACCGCCCAGCAGTACGGCATGGAGCCCGGCCAGTTCATGCAGGGTGCCCAGAAGGCCGGCCAGATCCCCGCCTTCGTCTCCGAGATCGCCCGCAACAAGTCCCTGGCCATGGCCCTGCGCCACGTCACCGTCAAGGACTCCAAGGGCGAGACCGTTGACCTGACTGAGTTCATCGGCTCCGACGAGGCCGACGCCGCTGCCCTGGTCTCCCAGGTCGAGAAGGTCGCCGCCCCGGTGTCCTCCGCCTCCAGCGCCTCCTCCGCCAGCACCCCCTCGGCCCCTAGCGCCAAGTGA
- a CDS encoding PI-PLC domain-containing protein, which translates to MKMKRRFLTALASLLALASIGAPAAVAAPHSPAHPVSHQAQAAAGQRPVYAIAHRVLTRQGVDDALDAGANALEVDLTAWTKSGWWADHDGLPTSAGDTAETLFRHIAQRRQEGRTISFVWLDIKNPDHCSPQHPVCSISRLQDLARSTFEAQGVHALYGFYKTVGGPAWKQVSSSLNDLEAVAVSGTAQSVLNDYESLSGRQVPAAKRVADYGYYNLNQGFGPCTRGWDRTCDQLRLASEARDQGRLGKTFGWTAAAGQGGRVADLLGQAHVDGIIAGFKATHFYKHPHTDEAIALIRGWVASHPETHRMATNEDDPW; encoded by the coding sequence ATGAAGATGAAAAGACGATTCCTCACGGCACTTGCATCGCTGCTCGCCCTGGCGTCGATCGGAGCACCAGCTGCGGTGGCTGCGCCGCACTCACCCGCACATCCCGTCAGCCACCAGGCCCAGGCCGCTGCGGGCCAGCGCCCGGTCTACGCCATCGCGCACCGGGTGCTGACCAGGCAGGGCGTCGACGACGCCCTGGACGCGGGTGCGAACGCCCTGGAGGTCGACCTCACCGCCTGGACGAAGTCCGGCTGGTGGGCGGACCACGACGGCCTGCCCACCAGCGCCGGGGACACTGCTGAGACCCTGTTCCGTCATATCGCCCAGCGCCGCCAGGAAGGCAGGACGATCAGCTTCGTCTGGTTGGACATCAAGAACCCTGACCACTGCAGCCCCCAGCACCCCGTCTGCTCGATCAGCAGGCTGCAGGACCTGGCCCGGAGCACCTTCGAGGCCCAGGGAGTGCACGCCCTGTACGGCTTCTACAAGACCGTAGGCGGTCCGGCGTGGAAGCAGGTCTCCTCCTCCCTCAACGATCTTGAGGCCGTGGCGGTCAGTGGTACCGCCCAGTCCGTGCTCAACGACTACGAGAGCCTGTCCGGCAGGCAGGTCCCTGCCGCCAAGCGGGTCGCGGACTACGGCTACTACAACCTGAACCAGGGCTTCGGCCCCTGCACCCGCGGCTGGGACCGCACCTGTGACCAGCTGCGCCTCGCCAGCGAGGCGCGTGACCAGGGGCGGCTCGGCAAGACCTTCGGCTGGACCGCCGCCGCAGGTCAGGGCGGCCGCGTAGCCGACCTGCTGGGGCAGGCTCATGTCGACGGCATCATCGCGGGCTTCAAGGCCACCCACTTCTACAAGCACCCGCACACTGACGAGGCCATCGCCTTGATCCGTGGCTGGGTGGCCTCGCACCCCGAGACGCACCGCATGGCCACCAACGAGGACGATCCCTGGTGA
- a CDS encoding FMN-dependent dehydrogenase: MPSYRSILTIGALRPGQQPDAVEQAARQAVTRTTALEAFQVDVVRGEPRVTVRFTAADDADARPVHERTLTAVREVGSAPRAVLAKVVGGRSVPLR, from the coding sequence ATGCCCTCTTACCGCAGCATCCTGACGATCGGGGCCCTGAGGCCAGGCCAGCAGCCTGACGCCGTGGAGCAGGCCGCCCGGCAGGCGGTCACCCGCACCACCGCCCTGGAGGCCTTTCAGGTGGACGTCGTACGTGGGGAGCCTCGCGTCACCGTCCGCTTCACCGCCGCCGACGACGCCGACGCCCGCCCCGTCCACGAACGCACGCTCACGGCGGTACGTGAGGTAGGCAGCGCCCCACGTGCCGTGCTCGCCAAGGTCGTGGGCGGGCGCAGCGTCCCCCTGCGCTGA
- a CDS encoding endonuclease III domain-containing protein produces MDWRALYELLDARFEIGAWWPAESGFEVMVGAVLTQNTTWTSVEQAVAHLRQAQCLTPEAVRSCPDAELVRFIRPAGSYTRKAATLKGLAAWLAEHGEEAPDMPDTALRESLLAVNGVGPETADVICLYVYDRPVFVFDAYARRMLEALGAPVGSTYEGTRRLHQDSVHQAGLSAREHGRFHGLVVTAGKRARTVGWAQALGDRLRAG; encoded by the coding sequence ATGGACTGGCGTGCCCTTTACGAGCTGTTGGACGCGCGCTTCGAGATTGGGGCCTGGTGGCCCGCGGAGAGCGGCTTCGAGGTCATGGTGGGGGCCGTCCTGACACAGAACACCACCTGGACCAGTGTGGAGCAGGCAGTGGCCCACCTCCGGCAGGCACAGTGCCTCACGCCAGAGGCCGTGCGCTCCTGCCCGGACGCGGAGCTGGTGAGGTTTATCCGTCCGGCCGGCTCCTACACGCGCAAGGCTGCCACGCTCAAGGGGCTGGCCGCCTGGCTGGCTGAGCACGGTGAGGAAGCGCCCGATATGCCGGATACTGCGCTGCGGGAGAGCCTGCTCGCTGTCAACGGCGTCGGCCCCGAGACCGCGGACGTCATCTGCCTGTACGTCTACGACCGTCCGGTCTTTGTCTTCGACGCCTACGCGCGCAGGATGCTGGAGGCCCTGGGCGCGCCGGTGGGCAGCACCTATGAGGGCACCCGTCGGCTCCACCAGGACAGCGTCCACCAGGCAGGCCTGTCAGCCAGGGAGCACGGACGGTTCCACGGCCTGGTCGTCACGGCGGGCAAGCGCGCACGGACCGTGGGCTGGGCGCAGGCCCTGGGGGACCGGCTGCGGGCTGGGTAG
- a CDS encoding cation diffusion facilitator family transporter: MNEALTTARRATLHRRVRFIVGFTITYNVIEAIVAVWAGVLASSAALIGFGLDSVVEVLSAAAIAWQFTRKDPERWEKVTVKAIGIAFFALAAYVSIDAVLALVGQEGLDHSPLGLGITALSLLVMPLLAWFEVRTGRELGSKSVMADAKQLILCVYLSGTVFVGLVLNSLFGWWWADSVAALVVAVLAVREGLEAWRGDVESPFEVLEDLDDD, from the coding sequence GTGAACGAGGCCCTGACCACCGCGCGCCGCGCGACCCTGCACCGCCGCGTTCGCTTCATCGTCGGCTTCACGATCACCTACAACGTGATCGAGGCCATCGTCGCCGTCTGGGCGGGCGTCCTCGCCTCGTCGGCCGCGCTCATCGGCTTCGGGCTCGACTCAGTCGTCGAGGTGCTCTCGGCGGCCGCCATCGCCTGGCAGTTCACGCGCAAGGACCCCGAGCGGTGGGAGAAAGTCACCGTCAAGGCCATCGGCATCGCCTTCTTCGCGCTGGCCGCCTACGTCTCGATCGATGCGGTGCTCGCGCTGGTCGGCCAGGAGGGCCTCGACCACAGCCCGCTGGGCCTCGGCATCACCGCGCTGAGCCTGCTCGTCATGCCGCTGCTGGCGTGGTTCGAGGTCCGCACCGGGCGAGAGCTGGGCTCCAAGAGCGTGATGGCCGACGCCAAGCAGCTCATCCTCTGTGTCTATCTGTCCGGTACGGTGTTCGTCGGCCTGGTCCTCAACAGCCTGTTCGGCTGGTGGTGGGCCGATTCGGTCGCGGCGCTGGTCGTGGCGGTGCTCGCGGTGCGCGAGGGACTGGAGGCCTGGCGCGGCGACGTCGAGTCGCCGTTCGAGGTCCTGGAGGACCTCGACGACGACTGA
- the cmtR gene encoding Cd(II)/Pb(II)-sensing metalloregulatory transcriptional regulator CmtR: protein MLTIASRLDVMNRLGRAMADPTRSKILMTLLDGPSYPAVLSRELNLTRSNVSNHLTCLRDCGIVIGEPEGRQTRYEIADPHLAAALVALVDVTLAVDEHAPCVDSACTVPGSCGTGVEA from the coding sequence ATGCTGACTATTGCTTCGCGCCTCGACGTCATGAACCGGCTCGGCCGGGCCATGGCCGACCCGACGCGCTCCAAGATACTCATGACCCTGCTCGACGGCCCGAGCTATCCGGCCGTGCTCTCGCGCGAGCTGAACCTGACCCGCTCGAACGTCTCGAACCACCTGACCTGCCTGCGCGACTGCGGGATCGTCATCGGCGAGCCCGAGGGGCGGCAGACCCGCTATGAGATCGCCGACCCGCACCTCGCGGCGGCGCTCGTCGCGCTGGTGGACGTGACGCTGGCTGTCGACGAGCATGCGCCGTGCGTGGACTCTGCGTGCACGGTGCCGGGCAGCTGCGGGACGGGGGTGGAGGCGTGA
- the rpmF gene encoding 50S ribosomal protein L32, producing MAVPKRKMSRSNTRKRRSQWKAELTELNTIRVAGREVTIPRRLAKAYKMGLLSD from the coding sequence ATGGCAGTGCCGAAGCGGAAGATGTCCCGCAGCAACACCCGTAAGCGTCGTTCGCAGTGGAAGGCTGAGCTGACCGAGCTCAACACCATCCGCGTGGCCGGCCGCGAGGTCACCATCCCGCGCCGTCTGGCCAAGGCCTACAAGATGGGGCTGCTCTCCGACTGA
- a CDS encoding IMPACT family protein: MPDAPTLTLARGEQPETDLEIKRSHFLGQAARTSTEAEARTFIATVRSRYPDARHHCSAFVVNGGPGALPIERSSDDGEPSGTAGTPMLEVLRGSGLSEVTVVVTRYFGGVLLGTGGLVHAYTQAASAALAAASRVRLETRHLWEVAVPVPQAGRLEAELRAQPDTPQLAGLDVTGTLWGPTHAVITVTTASADPTALNALLAGLTRGEASAQAAGSQVVETPV; the protein is encoded by the coding sequence ATGCCTGACGCCCCCACGCTCACCCTGGCCCGTGGCGAGCAGCCCGAGACCGACCTGGAGATCAAGCGCTCGCACTTCCTGGGGCAGGCTGCCCGCACCAGCACCGAGGCGGAGGCCCGCACCTTCATCGCCACGGTGCGCAGCCGCTACCCCGACGCACGCCACCACTGCTCCGCCTTCGTGGTCAACGGCGGGCCCGGAGCACTGCCCATCGAGCGCTCCAGCGACGACGGCGAGCCCTCGGGCACGGCCGGCACCCCCATGCTGGAGGTGCTGCGCGGCTCGGGCCTGAGTGAGGTGACCGTCGTCGTGACCCGCTACTTCGGGGGCGTCCTGCTGGGCACCGGCGGGCTGGTGCACGCCTACACGCAGGCTGCCTCCGCCGCCCTGGCCGCCGCCAGCCGGGTGCGCCTGGAGACCCGCCACCTGTGGGAGGTAGCGGTCCCGGTTCCGCAGGCCGGACGCCTGGAGGCGGAGCTGCGGGCCCAGCCGGACACCCCGCAGCTGGCCGGGCTGGACGTGACCGGCACCCTGTGGGGGCCCACCCACGCCGTCATCACCGTGACCACCGCCAGCGCCGACCCTACGGCCCTCAACGCGCTGCTCGCGGGCCTGACACGGGGCGAGGCCAGTGCGCAGGCCGCTGGCAGCCAGGTCGTGGAGACCCCCGTGTGA